The window AACAGATGGCTCGTCAACATGTCTTAAGTTATCCATCGACTTCTGGTGATGTCAGCGGTTATGGGGAACACTTTGAACAGACTATCCAAGCTTTTCCTGCCGTTATTGAGGCTGCACCTTATCTCGCTGAAGTGGCTTTGTATGAATGGCAAAAAGATAGCTTGGTGAGATGTGTTTCAGAATCACATGTCGACCAACGTCCCCTTTCTTGTTTAGCTGATGTGCCACAAGAGCAGCAAGGCGCTTTAGTCTTTCATCTCAAAGGTTCAATAACGCTAGTCAATTCTAGCTATACGATGATCGCGCTTGAGCAAGCTATCTATCAGCAACGACTCGACGGGTTAGACATCAACCAACCTGAATTTGGGGTGTTAATCCGAGCTGAGAATTCACAGATTGAGAGTCATTTTTTGACAGAAGAATGCCACCAACTATTAACTGAATTGCAATCGGGTCAAACGCTCGCTGAGATTGACCCTTCATTACTACAACATCTGAATACTGTCATGGCGCTTAACGTCATCTCAGGTTTTTCAATCGATGCCGAATTGGAGACATAATATGGATAACAACACAGTCACGAACATGATGGCTCAATACGACAATTTGATTGAGAAATCACAGGCACTTTTTGTTCCAGTGCTTCTGCTATTTTGTCGCCTTTGGGTGGCATGGGTATTCTTTAATTCTGGGCTGACTAAAATAGCAACTTGGGATAGCACTCTGTACTTGTTTGAATTGGAATACCAAGTCCCACTGTTACCTTGGGAGTTAGCGGCCTATATGGGTACTGCCGCTGAATTGATTCTGCCAGTATTCTTAGCACTTGGTTTATTAACACGACCTATGGCTGCAGCACTATTCGTTTTCAATATCATGGCCGTCGTGTCATACCCTGTATTGTGGGCGCAAGGCTTCTACGATCATCAGCTTTGGGGATTAATGATTCTTATCGTCGTTGTATGGGGCGCAGGACCATTTTCATTGGATAGAATCTTGAAGAAGCAATTCAGCAACTAGTCCTCATCGCAAATCCAAAAACGCAAAAAACCACTCAAATGAGTGGTTTCTTTTTAACTGGTGAAAAACTACTTGCTCAGAAAAGCTTGTAATTCCTCAGCTGAAATACCTTGCTCTGCCAGCTCTTTTGCTAGTAGCTGAA of the Vibrio lentus genome contains:
- a CDS encoding DoxX family protein, giving the protein MDNNTVTNMMAQYDNLIEKSQALFVPVLLLFCRLWVAWVFFNSGLTKIATWDSTLYLFELEYQVPLLPWELAAYMGTAAELILPVFLALGLLTRPMAAALFVFNIMAVVSYPVLWAQGFYDHQLWGLMILIVVVWGAGPFSLDRILKKQFSN
- a CDS encoding HvfC/BufC N-terminal domain-containing protein, whose amino-acid sequence is MSHSLANVQSEFANALRYQNNGEHCDIVSNHFTDEQRIQIYRNNFVISLSEVLAATYPLTEMLVGEECFQQMARQHVLSYPSTSGDVSGYGEHFEQTIQAFPAVIEAAPYLAEVALYEWQKDSLVRCVSESHVDQRPLSCLADVPQEQQGALVFHLKGSITLVNSSYTMIALEQAIYQQRLDGLDINQPEFGVLIRAENSQIESHFLTEECHQLLTELQSGQTLAEIDPSLLQHLNTVMALNVISGFSIDAELET